Proteins co-encoded in one Trichoplusia ni isolate ovarian cell line Hi5 chromosome 19, tn1, whole genome shotgun sequence genomic window:
- the LOC113503551 gene encoding uncharacterized protein LOC113503551 — protein sequence MPLNTTRLLKPYRPTKIKSLYTPNQILNLELREYYSLIKPGSYFIDKRIVIVYNFPIVSQDTYDLYKLSIVPNKRQLALIPSSPYIATDEKSFVYIEAECPKYSSTYLCEKKTGQQIQSKPDCIQKLIVHQSLENTCQFTKISLIKEAVEKLDDQHYVLSLPEPTKVQLACGRKDFNTLQGSYLVTIPMGCYLQTPELTIINDDNAIKGQPLKLAKIPYDEMNLTAVSTHINFSSIDLEDLHSIQTKFMLGKPIDIEEIQPTALYHTTIPLYVILLGAILFFTLRLIRNTNVGD from the exons ATGCCCTTAAATACGACGAGGCTCTTAAAACCTTACAGACCAACGAAG ATTAAATCCCTTTATACTCCAaatcaaattctaaatttaGAACTTAGAGAATATTACAGCTTAATCAAGCCAGGATCTTATTTCATCGATAAACGTATAGTAATAGTATATAATTTTCCAATTGTTTCCCAAGATACATATGACCTATACAAACTATCCATTGTACCCAACAAAAGACAACTTGCCCTTATTCCTTCCTCTCCTTATATAGCAACAGATGAGAAATCGTTCGTGTACATAGAGGCTGAATGCCCGAAGTATAGCAGTACTTATCTCTGCGAAAAGAAGACCGGCCAGCAGATCCAGTCGAAACCTGATTGTATTCAGAAACTCATCGTTCATCAGAGTCTAGAGAATACTTGTCAATTCACGAAGATATCTCTCATCAAGGAAGCAGTAGAAAAATTAGACGACCAACATTACGTGCTGTCTCTACCCGAACCTACCAAAGTTCAGTTGGCATGTGGGAGAAAGGACTTCAACACACTTCAAGGAAGCTACCTCGTAACCATCCCTATGGGTTGCTATCTACAGACTCCAGAATTAACTATAATAAACGATGACAACGCGATAAAGGGTCAACCATTGAAACTAGCGAAGATACCATACGATGAAATGAATCTGACTGCCGTCTCTACCCACATCAATTTCAGCTCGATCGATCTGGAAGACTTACACAGCATCCAAACTAAATTCATGTTGGGAAAACCTATTGACATCGAGGAGATTCAACCAACTGCCCTGTACCACACAACCATCCCACTATACGTCATATTACTGGGCGCAATCCTATTTTTCACTCTGAGATTAATTCGCAATACAAATGTTGGAGACTAA